The following coding sequences are from one Gossypium hirsutum isolate 1008001.06 chromosome A12, Gossypium_hirsutum_v2.1, whole genome shotgun sequence window:
- the LOC107926657 gene encoding G-box-binding factor 1: protein MEDRKNPCGFPLERLGLVLNHTLVLSKSGRGHTDLILDFLKLRRLHKCDMGTEEESTPAKPSKPTASTQEMPTTVSYPDWSTQMQAYYGAAATPPLFASTVASPTPHPYIWGGQHPLMPPYGTPVPYPAVYPPRGVYAHPNMAPMPSSARNNGADGKDRGVTKKPKGSSGSKVGESAKATSGSGNDGGSQSGESGSEGTSDRSDESNQQEVNAGKKGSFEQMLADANAQGKAAGALVPAEPIVSMPATTLNIGMDLWSASPAATGAAKTRPNASGTVATVPAGAMMPDQWIQDERELKRQKRKQSNRESARRSRLRKQAECEELQAKVESLANENHTLRNELKKLSDECEKLTSENSSIKDELMRICGPEAISNLEQGNPSSVGEAGGDEGNG from the exons ATGGAGGATCGAAAGAACCCATGTGGTTTTCCTTTGGAAAGGTTAGGTCTTGTGCTGAACCATACACTG GTGCTTTCTAAAAGCGGTCGAGGACATACGGATTTGATTCTTGATTTCTTGAAATTAAGACGTTTACATAAGTGTGATATGGGAACGGAAGAGGAGAGCACACCAGCCAAGCCTTCCAAACCTACTGCCTCAACTCAG GAAATGCCAACAACAGTGTCATATCCTGATTGGTCGACCCAAATGCAG GCTTATTATGGTGCTGCAGCTACTCCTCCATTATTTGCCTCAACCGTTGCTTCACCAACCCCGCATCCATACATATGGGGAGGCCAG CATCCTCTAATGCCTCCATATGGTACCCCGGTTCCGTACCCAGCTGTATATCCTCCAAGGGGAGTGTATGCGCATCCTAATATGGCACCG ATGCCAAGTTCTGCACGGAATAATGGTGCTGATGGAAAGGATCGGGGTGTGACCAAAAAGCCCAAGGGATCTTCGGGAAGCAAAGTTGGAGAGAGTGCAAAGGCCACTTCAGGCTCGGGAAACGATGGCGGCTCTCAAAG TGGTGAAAGTGGCAGCGAGGGTACATCAGACAGAAGTGATGAGAGTAATCAACAA GAAGTCAATGCTGGCAAAAAGGGAAGCTTTGAGCAGATGCTTGCAGATG CCAATGCACAGGGTAAAGCTGCTGGGGCTTTAGTTCCCGCAGAACCCATAGTCTCTATGCCTGCAACTACTTTGAATATAGGAATGGACCTATGGAGCGCTTCCCCTGCTGCCACAGGAGCTGCAAAAACCAGACCTAACGCATCTGGCACTGTAGCCACTGTTCCTGCTGGCGCTATGATGCCTGATCAGTGGATTCAA GATGAACGTGAGTTGAAAAGACAGAAGAGGAAGCAGTCTAACAGGGAATCTGCTCGGAGGTCAAGGTTACGCAAGCAG GCCGAGTGTGAAGAGcttcaagccaaggtggagagCTTGGCAAATGAAAACCACACCCTTAGAAATGAGTTAAAGAAGCTGTCAGATGAATGCGAGAAGCTTACGTCTGAAAATAGTTCTATCAAG GATGAGTTGATGCGGATATGCGGACCAGAAGCGATAAGTAACCTGGAGCAAGGCAACCCTTCTTCAGTTGGTGAAGCAGGAGGTGATGAGGGGAATGGTTAA